TTGATGGCAAATATGAAATTTCGCTCGCAGAGGAAACCATCCTTTTTATTACCAAACCGGCCGGCTATGCGGTTCCACTCGATAAAAATAATCTACCACAGTTTTATTACATTCATCATACAAGGGGATCGCCAAAACAAAAATTCAGCGGTATTGCCCCTACCGGCGAATTGCCGGAATCCATAAACTTTCCTTTATTTAAGGTCGATGACCCAACCGAATTCGATATGCTGGTGTTCGCCGATACACAGCCTAAAACACAAGAGGAAGTCGATTTTGTGCGGGATGATGTCGTCGCCGAACTGGTGGGTATCGATGCGGTATTTGGCGTGACGCTTGGCGACATCATGTATGACGAGCTCGACTTATGGGCCAGGCAAAATCAAATCATCGCTAAACTTGGTATCCCATTCTACAATGTTGCCGGCAATCATGACATGAATTATGACGCCGTGGATGACCAGTATTCCCTGGAAACGTTTAAAAGCTTATTTGGCCCTGCTTATTATTCTTTCGATTATGGTGAAGTCCATTTTGTTGCCTTTGACGATGTGGAATACCAGGGTTGGGATCTACAAAGTAGCAGTCCAAAATACCAGGGAAAAATCGGGGAAAAGCAGCTTGAATGGCTGGCCAACGATCTTGGTTTTGTCGATAAAAACAAGCTCATTGTGTTTATGATGCACATCCCTTTTTACAATTCACAATCCGCTAGTCCGGGGGTGAACGTTGTCGATCGGGATAAACTCTTCGACATATTTAAAAACCGCAAATACTTACTGGCGCTTGCCGGTCACCTGCACCAGGTTCGCCATGACTTCCTGGACGAAAAGGCTGGTTGGCTGGGTGAAAAACCGCTGGATTTAATTGCGTGCGCGGCTGTATGCGGCTCCTGGTGGAGCGGCCCGAAAGATGAGCGTGGCATTCCGGTCGCTGTGCAAACAGACGGAACGCCAAACGGTTATCATATTTTCAGTTTCAAAGGAAACCAGTGGACCGAAAAATTCTATGCGGCGGGAAAAGACCGAGATACCCAAATGCGTATTATAAGTCCCGTTGGCACTATAGCACAATCGGATCTTGATTCTTTGAACGTATTGGTAAATGTATATGATGGCAGCGCTCGCTCTAAGGTGACCTATCAATTAAATGGCACCGCTGCCACTGACATGAAACGACTATCTATGGAAGATCCATTTTTTGTTGAGCTGATCCAAAATCACAAGCAGTCGTTTAAATCGTTTGTCAGGCCAGGAATTTCCGAGCATATTTGGTCTGCGCCTATGCCCAAAAGATTACCTGCTGGAATGCATGTCATCATAGTAGAAACGGTTGATCGATTCGGCAACAGGTATACAACCAGTTCGATCTTTGAGGTGAAATAAATTAGAAAACTCTACTATAAGCCACGGATTCACACGGATTATCACTGATGGTATCAATAAATAAACTGTTTATCCGTGTCGATCTGTGGCCTCAATTTCTTTCCTCGTTAATATTTTTCAGCAAGTCTTTGGCATTTACTGTTTTGCCAGATTGATGTTCTTTTTTCGCCGTTTCAAATTCTTGTTCTAAATGAAAATGTTTTGCTAAAATGAAATCTTGCAGTTCTTCATCATCAATTTTTGATAGCAAAGCATAAGGATGACCATTTTTAGTAATGACAACATCATCATCCTCATTTGCCATTTTAATATATTTTGATGGGGAACGGCTTAATTCTCTGATATTAATAAATTGCATTAAGTGCTCCTAATATTATATGTCAGTACAATTGGCATTACAACATAGCAAAAAAAAGAGAGGCAACCAAACGAATTTATGGGTAAAATGGTTGAGTTCATTCTAAAAAGGTGGGATACCGATTCCATCGCTCTCATAATATTTGTTTTTATGTATCAATTTTTTTAAAAAAGCGATGGCATCGGTTTTTAGAGTAGACTCATGGTTAGAATATACAAAATGCCCACCCACTCATACCGAAACGAATTCACAGGTTTCCCGATCGTTACGCTTGAAATAATAAATTAACCAATCGCTTATGCCGAACTGATCACTAAAATATTATGCGCAGGTTAGTTCCTTTAGATTTGCTGTGAACCGGTTGGTCCAGTAATAGAACATGGTGAGGCATGAAGTTAAAGGATAAGTTCGAACCTGCTCAATTTAGGTTCTGCTACTGTCAGTGAACATATGATGTCAGCATCAAC
This sequence is a window from candidate division KSB1 bacterium. Protein-coding genes within it:
- a CDS encoding calcineurin-like phosphoesterase family protein, encoding MIQKFKRRTSGTETSLCVAIVISFFCLCAQTTAKNLGLLDKKTARGTVFVDINKNLKLDAGEKGLPGVLVSNEREVTQTDVDGKYEISLAEETILFITKPAGYAVPLDKNNLPQFYYIHHTRGSPKQKFSGIAPTGELPESINFPLFKVDDPTEFDMLVFADTQPKTQEEVDFVRDDVVAELVGIDAVFGVTLGDIMYDELDLWARQNQIIAKLGIPFYNVAGNHDMNYDAVDDQYSLETFKSLFGPAYYSFDYGEVHFVAFDDVEYQGWDLQSSSPKYQGKIGEKQLEWLANDLGFVDKNKLIVFMMHIPFYNSQSASPGVNVVDRDKLFDIFKNRKYLLALAGHLHQVRHDFLDEKAGWLGEKPLDLIACAAVCGSWWSGPKDERGIPVAVQTDGTPNGYHIFSFKGNQWTEKFYAAGKDRDTQMRIISPVGTIAQSDLDSLNVLVNVYDGSARSKVTYQLNGTAATDMKRLSMEDPFFVELIQNHKQSFKSFVRPGISEHIWSAPMPKRLPAGMHVIIVETVDRFGNRYTTSSIFEVK
- a CDS encoding type II toxin-antitoxin system Phd/YefM family antitoxin, which translates into the protein MQFINIRELSRSPSKYIKMANEDDDVVITKNGHPYALLSKIDDEELQDFILAKHFHLEQEFETAKKEHQSGKTVNAKDLLKNINEERN